A single Cellulomonas sp. SLBN-39 DNA region contains:
- a CDS encoding ABC transporter permease, producing MLRFLVRRTVAGAAMLLVISTLAFTLLYLTGADIARNLLGDNASQEAVDLRAAQLGLDRPLGERYLDWLSGAVRGDLGTSWFGGSSVVDLLASRLGVTLSLVVLSTLLSAVVATVVGVWAAVRRGWVDRVVQVFSMAGAAVPNYLVALGLVLVFAIDLAWFAPTGYTRPEVSVGAWLASIALPVAALTVGCIAGTAQQVRSAMIDALRQDYVRTLRSRGLPERSVVYRHVLRNAAGPGLSVLALQFVGLLGGAVVIEQMFAVPGLGALSVASTRQGDIPVIMGVVVVIAVIVILVNLLIDLAQGWLDPKARTA from the coding sequence ATGCTCAGATTCCTCGTCCGGCGGACGGTCGCCGGTGCCGCGATGCTGCTGGTCATCAGCACGCTCGCGTTCACGCTGCTGTACCTGACCGGCGCCGACATCGCCCGCAACCTGCTCGGCGACAACGCGTCCCAGGAGGCGGTCGACCTGCGTGCCGCCCAGCTCGGCCTCGACCGGCCGCTGGGGGAGCGGTACCTGGACTGGCTGTCCGGCGCCGTCCGCGGCGACCTCGGCACGTCGTGGTTCGGCGGGTCGTCGGTGGTCGACCTGCTGGCCTCCCGGCTCGGGGTCACCCTGTCCCTCGTCGTCCTCTCCACGCTCCTGTCCGCGGTGGTCGCCACCGTGGTCGGCGTGTGGGCCGCGGTCCGCCGCGGCTGGGTCGACCGTGTCGTGCAGGTCTTCTCGATGGCCGGCGCCGCCGTCCCCAACTACCTCGTCGCGCTCGGGCTCGTGCTGGTCTTCGCGATCGACCTGGCCTGGTTCGCCCCCACCGGGTACACCCGGCCCGAGGTCTCGGTCGGGGCGTGGCTCGCGTCGATCGCCCTGCCGGTCGCGGCGCTGACCGTCGGCTGCATCGCCGGTACCGCTCAGCAGGTGCGCTCGGCGATGATCGACGCGCTGCGCCAGGACTACGTGCGCACGCTGCGCTCGCGCGGCCTGCCCGAGCGGTCCGTCGTCTACCGGCACGTGCTGCGCAACGCCGCCGGGCCCGGGCTGTCCGTGCTGGCGCTGCAGTTCGTCGGGCTCCTCGGCGGGGCCGTGGTCATCGAGCAGATGTTCGCCGTGCCCGGCCTCGGTGCGCTGTCCGTCGCCAGCACCCGCCAGGGCGACATCCCCGTGATCATGGGCGTCGTCGTCGTGATCGCCGTCATCGTCATCCTCGTCAACCTGCTGATCGACCTCGCGCAGGGCTGGCTCGACCCGAAGGCACGGACCGCATGA
- a CDS encoding glycoside hydrolase family 3 C-terminal domain-containing protein yields the protein MTTAETTPTPTAGSTPTTDPAALLAEMTLEEKVALLDGADFWHTEPVPHLGVPALLVTDGPHGLRKQVEGGDHLGLTDSVPATCFPPAAGLASSWDVDLARRVGEALGAESRAEGVAVLLGPGVNIKRSPLCGRNFEYLSEDPFLAGRLAAGLVEGVQRQGVGASLKHFAVNNQETDRMTVSADVDERTLREIYLPAFEHVVREARPWTVMCSYNKVNGVYASQDPWLLTRVLREEWGFDGLVVSDWGAVDDRAAAVAAGLDLEMPSSGGAGTRRVLDALAAGTLAEADVDRAARRVLELVARAQPGLAAGGTVDLDAHHALAREAATASAVLLRNEGGLLPLDPEHGGTVAVVGELARSPRYQGAGSSQVNPTRLDDALGALRAGLAGRREVVFAPGYVVEQEAGDPVLVAEAVAAARDADVVLLFLGLPASYESEGYDREHTRLPDAQVALLEAVAAVNPDVVVVLSNGSVVTMPWLHRTRAVLEGWLLGQAGGSAVADLLLGRADPSGRLAETIPLRELDTPTVGAFPGELGHVRYAEGLLVGYRWYDTRGLDVAYPFGHGLSYTTFAWSDAAVEVVDAAAGRVDVHVTVTNTGDRAGTETVQVYVADPVSTVARPEQELKGFVRVPLAPGESRRVRVALDDRSFAWWHTARGTWVVEGGAFEVRVAASSRDVRARLTVELPGVDVTEPVGPASTVAAWLADPQAGPWLRERLAGSGFATLLEDTQHGEMMRAIPLVRLSRFPGFPVAEDDLAGAPGTP from the coding sequence ATGACGACCGCAGAGACCACGCCGACCCCGACCGCCGGCAGCACACCGACCACCGACCCCGCGGCCCTGCTGGCCGAGATGACCCTGGAGGAGAAGGTCGCGCTGCTCGACGGCGCGGACTTCTGGCACACCGAGCCGGTCCCGCACCTGGGCGTGCCGGCCCTGCTGGTCACCGACGGCCCGCACGGCCTGCGCAAGCAGGTCGAGGGCGGCGACCACCTCGGCCTGACCGACTCCGTGCCCGCCACGTGCTTCCCGCCCGCGGCCGGCCTGGCCTCCTCGTGGGACGTCGACCTGGCCCGCCGCGTCGGCGAGGCCCTCGGTGCGGAGTCCCGTGCCGAGGGCGTCGCGGTGCTGCTCGGCCCCGGCGTCAACATCAAGCGGTCCCCGCTGTGCGGACGCAACTTCGAGTACCTGTCCGAGGACCCGTTCCTCGCCGGGCGGCTCGCGGCCGGGCTCGTCGAGGGCGTGCAGCGCCAGGGCGTCGGCGCCTCGCTCAAGCACTTCGCGGTCAACAACCAGGAGACCGACCGCATGACGGTGTCCGCCGACGTCGACGAGCGCACGCTGCGCGAGATCTACCTGCCGGCGTTCGAGCACGTGGTGCGCGAGGCACGCCCGTGGACGGTGATGTGCTCGTACAACAAGGTCAACGGCGTGTACGCGTCGCAGGACCCGTGGCTGCTGACCCGGGTGCTGCGCGAGGAGTGGGGCTTCGACGGGCTCGTCGTGTCCGACTGGGGCGCGGTCGACGACCGGGCGGCGGCCGTCGCGGCCGGGCTGGACCTGGAGATGCCGTCGTCCGGGGGTGCGGGCACCCGCCGCGTCCTCGACGCGCTGGCCGCGGGCACGCTCGCCGAGGCCGACGTCGACCGGGCCGCGCGGCGCGTGCTCGAGCTCGTCGCCCGCGCGCAGCCGGGCCTGGCCGCGGGCGGCACCGTCGACCTCGACGCGCACCACGCCCTGGCGCGCGAGGCCGCCACCGCGAGCGCGGTCCTGCTGCGCAACGAGGGCGGTCTGCTGCCGCTGGACCCGGAGCACGGCGGCACGGTGGCCGTGGTCGGCGAGCTCGCGCGCAGCCCCCGGTACCAGGGTGCGGGCAGCTCGCAGGTGAACCCGACGCGGCTGGACGACGCGCTGGGCGCGCTGCGGGCCGGGCTCGCGGGGCGGCGCGAGGTCGTGTTCGCGCCCGGGTACGTGGTCGAGCAGGAGGCGGGCGACCCGGTGCTGGTCGCCGAGGCGGTCGCGGCGGCGCGGGACGCGGACGTGGTGCTGCTGTTCCTCGGGCTGCCGGCGTCCTACGAGTCGGAGGGGTACGACCGGGAGCACACCCGCCTGCCGGACGCGCAGGTGGCGCTGCTGGAGGCGGTCGCGGCGGTCAACCCGGACGTCGTGGTCGTGCTGTCGAACGGGTCCGTGGTGACGATGCCGTGGCTGCACCGGACCCGGGCGGTGCTGGAGGGGTGGCTGCTGGGGCAGGCGGGCGGCTCGGCGGTCGCGGACCTGCTGCTGGGGCGGGCGGACCCGTCGGGCCGGCTGGCCGAGACGATCCCGCTGCGTGAGCTCGACACCCCGACGGTGGGGGCGTTCCCCGGCGAGCTCGGGCACGTGCGCTACGCCGAGGGTCTGCTCGTGGGCTACCGCTGGTACGACACGCGGGGCCTGGACGTGGCGTACCCGTTCGGGCACGGGCTGTCGTACACGACGTTCGCGTGGTCGGACGCCGCGGTCGAGGTCGTCGACGCCGCGGCCGGGCGCGTCGACGTGCACGTGACGGTGACGAACACGGGCGACCGGGCGGGGACGGAGACCGTGCAGGTGTACGTCGCGGACCCGGTGAGCACGGTGGCGCGCCCCGAGCAGGAGCTCAAGGGCTTCGTGCGGGTGCCGCTCGCCCCGGGCGAGAGCCGGCGGGTGCGGGTCGCGCTCGACGACCGGTCGTTCGCGTGGTGGCACACCGCCCGCGGCACGTGGGTCGTCGAGGGCGGGGCGTTCGAGGTGCGCGTCGCGGCGTCGTCGCGGGACGTGCGGGCGCGGCTGACGGTCGAGCTGCCGGGCGTCGACGTGACCGAGCCCGTGGGCCCGGCCTCGACGGTCGCGGCGTGGCTGGCCGACCCGCAGGCCGGTCCGTGGCTGCGCGAGCGGCTCGCCGGCAGCGGGTTCGCGACGCTGCTGGAGGACACCCAGCACGGGGAGATGATGCGCGCGATCCCGCTGGTGCGGCTGAGCCGGTTCCCCGGGTTCCCCGTGGCCGAGGACGACCTCGCGGGGGCGCCCGGGACACCCTGA
- a CDS encoding ThuA domain-containing protein — translation MSGPALVLVGRGRYADPWHDTAATAGRLHPLLVEAGLEPAVHGTAPDLLGPDGLASREVGRPDLLVVVAGTGRVDPGFDGDDAAWAGFHAALAGLVADGVPLLALHASANAFHDAPGWSALLGGRWVDGLSWHPPLGAARFDVADPDHPVTAGLGAVEAVDEQYLDLDVDPAAHVLLTTRHDGVDHPVVWVAPGPGRVVYDALGHDVRSWASPGRRDLVRRTVRWLVGSPG, via the coding sequence GTGAGCGGGCCGGCGCTCGTCCTCGTCGGCCGGGGACGGTACGCCGACCCGTGGCACGACACGGCCGCCACCGCGGGCCGGCTGCACCCGCTGCTGGTCGAGGCGGGGCTGGAGCCCGCGGTCCACGGCACCGCCCCGGACCTCCTCGGCCCCGACGGGCTCGCGAGCCGCGAGGTCGGACGGCCCGACCTGCTCGTCGTGGTCGCGGGCACCGGCCGCGTCGACCCCGGGTTCGACGGGGACGACGCGGCCTGGGCGGGGTTCCACGCCGCGCTGGCCGGACTCGTCGCCGACGGCGTGCCGCTGCTGGCCCTGCACGCGTCGGCCAACGCCTTCCACGACGCGCCCGGCTGGTCGGCGCTGCTGGGCGGGCGCTGGGTCGACGGCCTCTCCTGGCACCCGCCGCTGGGCGCCGCGCGGTTCGACGTCGCCGACCCCGACCACCCCGTGACCGCAGGGCTCGGTGCGGTCGAGGCCGTCGACGAGCAGTACCTCGACCTCGACGTCGACCCGGCCGCCCACGTGCTGCTCACCACCCGGCACGACGGCGTCGACCACCCCGTGGTGTGGGTCGCACCCGGGCCCGGCCGGGTCGTCTACGACGCGCTCGGGCACGACGTGCGCTCCTGGGCGAGCCCGGGGCGCCGCGACCTCGTCCGACGGACGGTCCGCTGGCTGGTCGGCTCCCCGGGCTGA
- a CDS encoding ABC transporter substrate-binding protein, giving the protein MRRRMLAFAAAAAVLLTAACGGGDEAATGGETTGSTASLVLGQTDIPASFDVLGYASGTKTQYFTAVYDTLLRQDGSGAIVPGLATDWAYDDTRTVLTLTLREGVTFTDGVALDADAVVANIEHFRGSSTPDLSNAAYIDTVSAVDATTVEITLTEPDPMMLTWLTQPLGYMSSPESWENEDVATNPVGSGPYVLDTEATVVGSTYVFTKNPDYWDDSLQLFDTLTMNYYADQSALLNALQGGQVDAAPFNQFSALEQVEAAGYESNVSRLDWEGLMLLDRDGALDPALADVRVRQAINHAIAKDSILSAILLDHGTATSQIFGPSTDGYDESLDGYYTYDPDKAKALLAEAGYADGLELTMPSTSVIDQALLTSIQQQLADVGITVSYTDVGTNFISDLMGAKYGSSWMRLASSSDWQTATFALTPDALFNSFRTQRPEVDALLETVQKGTEEEAAAAAQELNRYVVEEAWFAPFYFVDNVYVSKPTLDVTPAADMVVPYLYLIQPAA; this is encoded by the coding sequence ATGCGACGACGCATGCTCGCGTTCGCGGCGGCCGCCGCCGTGCTGCTCACCGCAGCCTGCGGCGGTGGGGACGAGGCCGCCACCGGCGGCGAGACCACGGGGTCGACCGCGTCCCTCGTGCTCGGGCAGACCGACATCCCGGCGTCGTTCGACGTCCTCGGCTACGCGTCGGGCACCAAGACGCAGTACTTCACGGCGGTGTACGACACCCTGCTGCGCCAGGACGGCTCCGGCGCGATCGTCCCCGGCCTGGCCACCGACTGGGCGTACGACGACACCCGGACCGTCCTGACCCTCACGCTGCGCGAGGGCGTGACGTTCACGGACGGCGTGGCGCTCGACGCCGACGCCGTCGTGGCGAACATCGAGCACTTCCGCGGCTCCAGCACCCCCGACCTGTCGAACGCCGCGTACATCGACACCGTCAGCGCGGTCGACGCCACCACGGTCGAGATCACGCTCACCGAGCCGGACCCGATGATGCTGACGTGGCTCACGCAGCCGCTGGGCTACATGTCCTCGCCGGAGTCGTGGGAGAACGAGGACGTCGCGACCAACCCGGTGGGCAGCGGCCCGTACGTGCTGGACACCGAGGCGACCGTCGTCGGGTCGACGTACGTGTTCACGAAGAACCCCGACTACTGGGACGACTCCCTCCAGCTGTTCGACACGCTCACGATGAACTACTACGCCGACCAGTCCGCGCTGCTCAACGCGCTGCAGGGCGGCCAGGTCGACGCCGCGCCCTTCAACCAGTTCTCCGCCCTGGAGCAGGTCGAGGCCGCCGGCTACGAGTCGAACGTCTCCCGGCTCGACTGGGAGGGGCTCATGCTTCTCGACCGGGACGGCGCGCTCGACCCGGCCCTCGCGGACGTGCGCGTGCGGCAGGCCATCAACCACGCGATCGCCAAGGACAGCATCCTGTCCGCGATCCTCCTCGACCACGGCACCGCGACCAGCCAGATCTTCGGCCCGTCCACCGACGGCTACGACGAGTCCCTCGACGGGTACTACACGTACGACCCCGACAAGGCGAAGGCGCTGCTCGCCGAGGCCGGGTACGCCGACGGGCTCGAGCTCACCATGCCGAGCACCTCGGTCATCGACCAGGCCCTGCTCACGTCCATCCAGCAGCAGCTCGCCGACGTCGGCATCACCGTGTCGTACACCGACGTGGGCACGAACTTCATCTCCGACCTGATGGGCGCCAAGTACGGCTCGTCGTGGATGCGTCTGGCCTCGTCGTCCGACTGGCAGACCGCCACGTTCGCGCTCACGCCGGACGCGCTGTTCAACTCCTTCCGCACCCAGCGGCCCGAGGTCGACGCCCTGCTCGAGACCGTCCAGAAGGGCACCGAGGAGGAGGCGGCCGCGGCCGCCCAGGAGCTCAACCGGTACGTCGTCGAGGAGGCGTGGTTCGCGCCCTTCTACTTCGTCGACAACGTCTACGTCTCGAAGCCGACGCTGGACGTGACGCCGGCGGCCGACATGGTCGTGCCGTACCTGTACCTCATCCAGCCCGCCGCCTGA
- a CDS encoding beta-galactosidase produces MLLTPDPARPRLLFGAAYYAEYQPSPRLDEDLDLMAEAGFTVIRVGESVWSTWEPEEGRFDLDWLEPVLDGAHARGIGVVLGTPTYAVPPWMARLHPEIAGDTATGTPMRWGMRQEVDFTHPAFRFYAERLVRAIVRRYLDHPAVVGYQVDNEPGIRLLHNHGVFQRFVDHLRHTYGTVERLNDAWGLVYWSHRLSTWADLWVPDGNAQPQYDLAWRRFQAQLVTDLIGWQAQLVRDEVHPTHPERFVTTCLSYDQVGVEDERLAARLTVAAGNAYHETQDALAHPYREPMAPGWIVRGPWAVYQLADLMWSSRQEPFLVTETNAGSIGFGATPGVVPYDGQWRQAAWALVSRGARMVEYWHWHTLHFGTETFWGGVLPHDQQPGRAYREIARLGAELATASDLVVGATPDADVALLYCSDSRWALGFGPTAPLPDAAGWGDADAYRRLVLPFYRGAFDAGLQVNTVRPAQLFGSRETGPHARAGEDPAAFAARRPVLVVVGLYTATDAELTWLADYAHAGGHLVLGPRTGYADEEARARRDVKPALLAQAAGVRYQESASLTRAVPVRGTAGLDVPAGATATGWVDHLVPDGADVLAGYDDPHLGAWAAVTTRAHGAGRITVVGTVPDQDLARTLLAGTVARPAAGAWDALPPDVRATTMTTADGRTLHVLHHWGWGDVEVPAPPTPLVDVLDGTPVGAALALGPWDVRVLVDTPHPGGTR; encoded by the coding sequence ATGCTCTTGACTCCCGACCCCGCACGCCCGCGCCTGCTGTTCGGCGCCGCCTACTACGCCGAGTACCAGCCGTCCCCCCGCCTCGACGAGGACCTCGACCTCATGGCCGAGGCCGGGTTCACCGTGATCCGCGTCGGCGAGTCCGTGTGGTCGACGTGGGAGCCCGAGGAGGGGCGGTTCGACCTCGACTGGCTCGAGCCAGTGCTCGACGGGGCGCACGCCCGCGGCATCGGTGTCGTCCTCGGCACCCCGACCTACGCCGTGCCGCCCTGGATGGCGCGGCTGCACCCCGAGATCGCGGGCGACACCGCCACCGGGACGCCCATGCGGTGGGGCATGCGCCAGGAGGTGGACTTCACGCACCCCGCGTTCCGCTTCTACGCCGAGCGGCTCGTGCGCGCCATCGTGCGCCGCTACCTCGACCACCCCGCGGTCGTCGGGTACCAGGTCGACAACGAGCCCGGCATCCGCCTGCTGCACAACCACGGGGTCTTCCAGCGGTTCGTCGACCACCTGCGGCACACCTACGGCACCGTGGAGCGCCTCAACGACGCGTGGGGCCTCGTCTACTGGTCGCACCGGCTGTCGACGTGGGCGGACCTGTGGGTGCCGGACGGCAACGCCCAGCCGCAGTACGACCTGGCCTGGCGCCGGTTCCAGGCCCAGCTGGTCACCGACCTCATCGGCTGGCAGGCCCAGCTCGTCCGCGACGAGGTGCACCCCACGCACCCCGAGCGCTTCGTCACCACCTGCCTGTCGTACGACCAGGTCGGCGTCGAGGACGAGCGCCTGGCCGCGCGCCTGACCGTCGCCGCCGGCAACGCCTACCACGAGACGCAGGACGCCCTCGCGCACCCGTACCGCGAGCCGATGGCGCCGGGGTGGATCGTGCGCGGCCCGTGGGCCGTGTACCAGCTCGCCGACCTCATGTGGTCCTCCCGCCAGGAGCCCTTCCTCGTCACCGAGACGAACGCCGGCTCCATCGGGTTCGGCGCCACGCCCGGCGTCGTGCCGTACGACGGCCAGTGGCGGCAGGCCGCGTGGGCCCTGGTCTCGCGCGGCGCCCGCATGGTCGAGTACTGGCACTGGCACACGCTGCACTTCGGCACCGAGACGTTCTGGGGCGGGGTGCTCCCCCACGACCAGCAGCCCGGGCGCGCCTACCGCGAGATCGCCCGCCTCGGCGCCGAGCTCGCCACCGCGTCCGACCTGGTCGTGGGCGCCACGCCCGACGCCGACGTCGCCCTGCTGTACTGCTCCGACTCGCGCTGGGCCCTGGGGTTCGGGCCGACCGCGCCGCTGCCCGACGCCGCGGGCTGGGGCGACGCCGACGCGTACCGCCGCCTCGTCCTGCCGTTCTACCGCGGGGCGTTCGACGCCGGCCTGCAGGTCAACACCGTGCGACCCGCCCAGCTGTTCGGCAGCCGCGAGACCGGGCCGCACGCACGCGCCGGCGAGGACCCCGCGGCCTTCGCGGCCCGGCGCCCCGTGCTCGTCGTCGTCGGCCTCTACACCGCGACCGACGCCGAGCTGACCTGGCTGGCCGACTACGCGCACGCCGGCGGGCACCTGGTCCTCGGACCGCGCACCGGCTACGCCGACGAGGAGGCCCGGGCCCGTCGGGACGTCAAGCCCGCGCTGCTCGCGCAGGCCGCCGGCGTGCGGTACCAGGAGTCCGCGAGCCTGACCCGCGCGGTGCCCGTCCGCGGCACCGCCGGCCTCGACGTCCCCGCCGGGGCGACCGCCACCGGGTGGGTCGACCACCTCGTCCCCGACGGCGCCGACGTGCTCGCCGGCTACGACGACCCGCACCTCGGCGCGTGGGCCGCCGTGACCACCCGCGCGCACGGCGCCGGGCGGATCACCGTCGTCGGCACCGTCCCCGACCAGGACCTCGCCCGCACGCTGCTCGCGGGCACCGTCGCCCGGCCCGCCGCGGGCGCCTGGGACGCGCTGCCGCCCGACGTGCGCGCGACCACCATGACCACCGCCGACGGCCGGACCCTGCACGTGCTGCACCACTGGGGGTGGGGCGACGTCGAGGTCCCCGCTCCCCCGACCCCCCTCGTCGACGTGCTCGACGGCACCCCGGTGGGCGCCGCCCTGGCCCTGGGCCCGTGGGACGTCCGCGTGCTCGTCGACACCCCGCACCCCGGAGGCACCCGATGA
- a CDS encoding glycoside hydrolase family 43 protein, with amino-acid sequence MTTDLRNPTVAGFHPDPSVVRVGDDYWLACSTFEYLPGIPVLHSRDLTTWTRVGHVVTRSDQLAVAHVPTGGGAWAPTLRHHDGLFWVAVTDALGRGTLLFTAQDPAGPWSDGTVVEVDGIDPDLAWDEDGTCYLTYSALRLTGDRVGAHDGIEQVRIDPTTGRALETPRSLWSGTGLMFPEAPHLYRHDGWWYLVIAEGGTERGHSVSVARSTRPDGPFEGAPTNPVLSARSTSRPVQNTGHGDLVQTPDGGWAMVLLGMRTRGATRGFSPMGRETFSTHVTWQDGWPVVDPVELTAPGAGSFRDDLDGPVPDGEWIGLRRTPAELMDLAARPGHAVLRGEGTDLDDPRAVFVGIRQAHHRSRFAARVDATAGLGGVAVRYDELHHYDVELGRGTVVARGRVAGIAQTWSAPAPGGPVTLWVETEPVTDVGFASMTSDVVRLGFDGPDGRVELAALDGRYLTAETAASFTGRVVGVYAVDGEVVVDAVTYDGRDD; translated from the coding sequence ATGACGACCGACCTGCGCAACCCCACCGTCGCGGGGTTCCACCCCGACCCGTCCGTCGTGCGCGTCGGGGACGACTACTGGCTGGCGTGCTCGACGTTCGAGTACCTGCCCGGCATCCCCGTGCTGCACAGCCGCGACCTGACCACGTGGACGCGCGTCGGGCACGTGGTGACCCGATCCGACCAGCTCGCCGTCGCGCACGTGCCCACCGGCGGCGGCGCGTGGGCCCCGACCCTGCGCCACCACGACGGGCTGTTCTGGGTCGCGGTCACCGACGCCCTCGGCCGCGGCACGCTGCTGTTCACCGCGCAGGACCCGGCCGGCCCGTGGAGCGACGGGACGGTCGTCGAGGTCGACGGCATCGACCCCGACCTCGCCTGGGACGAGGACGGCACCTGCTACCTGACCTACTCGGCGCTGCGCCTGACCGGCGACCGGGTGGGCGCGCACGACGGCATCGAGCAGGTCCGCATCGACCCCACGACCGGGCGCGCGCTGGAGACGCCCCGCTCGCTGTGGTCCGGCACCGGGCTGATGTTCCCCGAGGCGCCGCACCTGTACCGGCACGACGGCTGGTGGTACCTGGTCATCGCCGAGGGCGGCACCGAGCGCGGGCACAGCGTCTCCGTCGCCCGCAGCACCCGCCCCGACGGCCCCTTCGAGGGTGCGCCGACCAACCCCGTGCTGTCCGCGCGCAGCACGAGCCGCCCCGTGCAGAACACCGGGCACGGCGACCTCGTGCAGACCCCCGACGGCGGGTGGGCGATGGTGCTGCTCGGCATGCGCACCCGTGGGGCGACCCGCGGCTTCTCGCCCATGGGCCGCGAGACGTTCTCCACGCACGTCACCTGGCAGGACGGCTGGCCCGTGGTCGACCCGGTGGAGCTGACGGCACCGGGTGCCGGGTCGTTCCGTGACGACCTCGACGGACCCGTGCCCGACGGGGAGTGGATCGGCCTGCGCCGCACCCCCGCCGAGCTCATGGACCTCGCCGCCCGCCCCGGTCACGCGGTGCTGCGCGGCGAGGGCACCGACCTCGACGACCCGCGCGCGGTCTTCGTCGGGATCCGCCAGGCGCACCACCGCTCCCGGTTCGCGGCGCGCGTGGACGCGACCGCCGGCCTCGGCGGCGTCGCCGTCCGCTACGACGAGCTGCACCACTACGACGTCGAGCTCGGGCGGGGCACCGTCGTCGCCCGCGGGCGCGTCGCGGGCATCGCCCAGACCTGGTCGGCGCCCGCACCCGGCGGCCCCGTCACGCTGTGGGTGGAGACGGAGCCGGTCACCGACGTCGGCTTCGCGTCGATGACCTCGGACGTCGTGCGGCTGGGCTTCGACGGGCCCGACGGCCGCGTCGAGCTCGCCGCCCTCGACGGCCGCTACCTCACCGCCGAGACCGCCGCGTCCTTCACCGGCCGCGTCGTCGGCGTGTACGCCGTCGACGGCGAGGTCGTCGTCGACGCCGTCACGTACGACGGCCGCGACGACTGA
- a CDS encoding LacI family DNA-binding transcriptional regulator — MTAKDVARRAGVSQSTVSYVLNDTPNQTISAATRERVHQAAQDLGYTPSAAARALRRGSSETVLIVLPDAPIGENIALVVETVTEVLEPHGFTVVYRRQKDGHSLAALWHELMPAAIANMAAFPPGDEAAIREAGIPVVSSTLDTGEGPAMRIPQVTVGHVQVDHLVERGHRHLAFAASDDPEVAEFMTRRLAGVQERCRALGLPDPLVVEVPLDAEGAAGAVRTMRDRDEPVTAVCAYNDEIAFAVLAGMRVRGLAAPADLAVVGVDNITIAPFAVPPLTTVDIHADLVGADLGRLVLRLLKPELEVPEPAHESAVDLVVRAST, encoded by the coding sequence GTGACCGCCAAGGACGTCGCACGACGCGCCGGCGTGTCCCAGAGCACCGTCAGCTACGTGCTCAACGACACGCCCAACCAGACCATCAGCGCGGCCACCCGCGAGCGCGTGCACCAGGCGGCCCAGGACCTGGGCTACACGCCGTCGGCCGCCGCCCGTGCGCTGCGGCGCGGCTCCAGCGAGACCGTGCTCATCGTGCTGCCGGACGCGCCGATCGGCGAGAACATCGCCCTCGTGGTCGAGACGGTGACCGAGGTGCTCGAGCCGCACGGGTTCACCGTCGTGTACCGGCGGCAGAAGGACGGGCACAGCCTCGCGGCCCTCTGGCACGAGCTGATGCCCGCCGCCATCGCCAACATGGCAGCGTTCCCACCCGGGGACGAGGCTGCGATCCGCGAGGCGGGGATCCCCGTCGTCAGCTCCACGCTGGACACCGGGGAGGGGCCGGCGATGCGGATCCCCCAGGTCACGGTGGGGCACGTGCAGGTCGACCACCTGGTCGAGCGCGGGCACCGGCACCTGGCGTTCGCCGCGTCCGACGACCCGGAGGTCGCGGAGTTCATGACCCGGCGCCTGGCCGGGGTGCAGGAGCGGTGCCGGGCGCTGGGGCTGCCCGACCCGCTGGTGGTCGAGGTGCCGCTGGACGCCGAGGGTGCCGCCGGTGCGGTGCGCACGATGCGGGACCGGGACGAGCCGGTGACCGCGGTGTGCGCGTACAACGACGAGATCGCGTTCGCGGTGCTCGCCGGGATGCGGGTCCGCGGGCTCGCGGCACCCGCGGACCTGGCGGTCGTCGGGGTGGACAACATCACGATCGCACCGTTCGCGGTGCCGCCGCTGACCACGGTCGACATCCACGCGGACCTCGTCGGCGCCGACCTGGGTCGCCTCGTGCTGCGCCTGCTCAAGCCCGAGCTGGAGGTGCCTGAGCCGGCGCACGAGTCGGCGGTCGACCTCGTGGTGCGCGCAAGCACCTGA